One Lucilia cuprina isolate Lc7/37 chromosome 4, ASM2204524v1, whole genome shotgun sequence DNA segment encodes these proteins:
- the LOC111676106 gene encoding pre-mRNA-splicing factor ISY1 homolog encodes MARNAEKAMTTLARWRAAKEIESGEKDRRPYLASECNDLPKCEKYRLEIIREISNKVAQIQNAGLGEFRIRDLNDEINKLLREKRHWENQISALGGPHYRRYGPKMFDAEGREVPGNRGYKYFGAAKDLPGVRELFEQEPPPPPRKTRAELMKDIDAEYYGYRDDDDGILIPIEERIEHLAIQKAVREWKEKMARDGHAELEDDDNDDDIYPLSIPAREAAEDAKDSRREENPMELLAPKFTAHVPVPTQKDIEDALLRKRKQELLEKYVGSS; translated from the exons atg gcTCGTAATGCTGAAAAGGCTAT gaCCACCTTGGCCCGTTGGCGAGCGGCTAAAGAAATTGAGTCAGGAGAAAAAGATCGACGTCCCTACTTGGCTTCAGAGTGTAATGATCTgccaaaatgtgaaaaataccGTCTAGAAATCATACGAGAAATTTCCAACAAAGTAGCACAAATACAAAATG CTGGTCTTGGAGAATTTCGCATACGTGATTTGAACGATGAAATCAATAAATTACTCAGAGAAAAACGTCATTGGGAAAATCAAATATCCGCTTTAGGTGGACCTCATTATCGTCGTTATGGTCCCAAAATGTTTGATGCCGAAGGTCGTGAAGTTCCTGGCAATCGAGGTTACAAGTACTTTGGCGCTGCAAAAGATTTACCAGGTGTTCGGGAACTGTTCGAACAAGAACCACCACCGCCACCACGCAAAACTCGAGCAGAACTCATGAAAGATATAGACGCCGAATATTATGGATATAGAGATGACGATGATGGTATTTTGATACCAATCGAGGAACGTATTGAACATTTGGCTATACAAAAAGCTGTTCGTGAATGGAAAGAGAAAATGGCTCGCGATGGTCATGCCGAATTGGAGgacgatgataatgatgatgacattTATCCTTTGTCTATACCAGCTCGAGAGGCGGCAGAAGATGCAAAGGACTCTCGAAGAGAGGAAAATCCCATGGAATTACTTGCACCTAAATTCACAGCACATGTGCCTGTACCTACACAAAAAGACATTGAGGATGCTCTGCTTCGAAAACGCAAGCAGgagttattagaaaaatatgtaggCAGCtcataa
- the LOC111676077 gene encoding BTB/POZ domain-containing protein KCTD3: MSYFAHSGDLVNLNVGGQRFSTSRQTLTWIPDTFFTALLSGRISSLKDETGAIFIDRDPSLFSIILNYLRTKEIDIKNCEIRALRHESEYYGLTPLVKRLALCEDLNHSSCGDVLFYGFLPAPAIPPNDNIVVNQQQGCSSIDSNSPRNNAVNMSAAPVPLEQCLPSTSTAGSNARPGSMVRVPESANVVSNRLSSHSRNSSWDLRLGRGSSTSQDSRCWSNNNRGEHSRNPSLDFMRHSRNSSADLNKLIRNDVGLVFSPTLSSNWVDPLRVQIIKAHQNWFAVAYAHFVACYRVKDSNGWQLVFTSPYIDSTIERIAINSKVNMSTAEPIPSKMVAISYGSQIRLWSIHEGGNKTDIGTFNLNVRVEYLFFIGSQLVALSSSGKIGVWHAMTQHWQIQDLVPVLSFDSAGSFLLLGCNNGSIYYIDMQKFPLRMKDNDLLVTELYKDPNLDPITAISVYLTPKTSSISGNWIEIAYGTKSGAVRIIVQHPETAGHGPHLFETFTVHQSPVTKVMLSEKYLVSVCSEYHHVRTWSLTRFRGMLSTQPGSTPEASFKIVSLEATESNYSYVAGNDFGPYGDYDEQIFVQKVVPETDQLYVRLASNGERVCVIKSVDGSSITSFCVHECEVSSRMGSRFILTGHCNGNIQMWDLTTALSLFSKKDESQAQKINGGPDTNELLRLLDQCEISNSLCSTPCMSPCLSAFGGMANTTIARMKASNLALLNQSLQQTSTAASTSSSAPASSSSSAAASSSAQHHPQQPGQSQHNMPHGNGGNISE; this comes from the exons ATGTCCTACTTTGCTCATAGTGGTGATTTGGTTAATCTAAATGTAGGGGGTCAGAG ATTTTCCACATCACGCCAAACTCTTACCTGGATACCGGATACATTTTTTACAGCCTTACTCAGTGGGCGCATATCTAGCCTTAAAGATGAAACAGGGGCAATATTTATCGATAGAGATCCatcattattttctataatattaaattatttacgaACCAAGGAAATTGATATAAAAAACTGTGAAATACGAGCTTTACGCCATGAATCTGAATATTATGGTTTGACACCATTGGTAAAGCGTTTAGCACTATGTGAAGATTTAAATCATTCCTCTTGTGGAGATGTTTTATTCTACGGTTTTCTACCAGCTCCGGCTATACCGCCTAATGATAATATTGTTGTAAATCAACAACAAGGATGTTCTTCCATTGATTCTAATTCTCCGCGTAACAATGCGGTGAATATGTCAGCAGCACCAGTGCCGCTGGAACAATGCTTGCCATCAACTTCAACGGCCGGTTCAAATGCTCGTCCAGGTTCAATGGTGCGTGTGCCAGAATCTGCGAATGTGGTATCTAATCGTCTTAGCTCTCATTCACGTAATTCATCGTGGGATTTGAGATTGGGACGTGGTAGTTCTACTTCACAAGACAGCCGTTGCTGGTCAAATAACAATCGTGGTGAACATTCTCGAAATCCTTCTTTAGATTTTATGCGTCATTCTCGAAACTCATCGgcagatttaaataaattaatacgtAATGATGTCGGCTTAGTATTTTCGCCAACACTCAGTTCAAATTGGGTTGATCCCTTGCGTGTACAAATCATTAAAGCTCATCAAAATTGGTTCGCAGTGGCCTATGCTCATTTTGTGGCCTGTTACCGAGTCAAAGATTCCAATGGCTGGCAATTGGTTTTCACTTCTCCCTACATAGACTCCACAATCGAAAGGATTGCTATAAACTCCAAGGTTAACATGTCGACGGCTGAACCTATACCCAGCAAGATGGTGGCAATATCTTATGGCAGTCAGATACGTTTGTGGAGTATCCATGAGGGAGGAAATAAAACTGATATCggtacatttaatttgaatgtaCGAGtagagtatttattttttattggtaGCCAATTGGTAGCTTTGTCATCGTCGGGGAAAATAGGAGTCTGGCACGCTATGACCCAGCACTGGCAAATACAGGATTTGGTACCGGTTTTATCATTTGATTCCGCAGGTTCATTCCTACTATTGGGTTGTAACAACGGTTCCATATATTATATAG ATATGCAAAAGTTTCCCTTGCGAATGAAGGACAATGATTTACTTGTAACTGAACTGTATAAAGATCCCAATTTAGATCCAATAACTGCAATTTCGGTGTATTTAACACCAAAAACTTCAA GCATTAGTGGTAATTGGATTGAAATTGCTTACGGAACAAAAAGTGGTGCAGTACGTATTATTGTACAGCATCCGGAAACTGCTGGTCATGGTCCTCATCTTTTCGAAACTTTCACTGTACATCAAAGTCCTGTAACAAAAGTTATGCTCTCTGAAAAATATCTAGTTTCAGTGTGCAGTGAATATCACCATGTACGTACCTGGAGTCTGACCAGATTTCGTGGCATGTTATCAACACAGCCCGGCTCTACACCAGAGGCATCTTTTAAAATCGTATCTTTGGAAGCAACAGAATCGAATTATAGTTATGTAGCTGGCAATGATTTTGGTCCCTATGGTGATTATGATGAgcaaatatttgtacaaaaagtTGTACCAGAAACAGATCAACTGTATGTGCGTTTAGCTTCGAATGGTGAACGGGTTTGTGTGATAAAATCTGTTGATGGTTCGTCGATAACATCATTTTGCGTCCATGAATGTGAGGTTAGCTCTCGAATGGGCTCTCGTTTTATATTGACGGGTCATTGCAATGGCAACATACAAATGTGGGATCTCACAACAGCGCTatctttattttccaaaaaagatGAAAGCCAGGCGCAGAAAATCAATGGCGGACCCGATACCAACGAGCTACTCCGCCTACTTGACCAGTGTGAGATCAGTAATAGCCTCTGCTCAACGCCTTGTATGTCACCATGTCTCTCAGCTTTTGGAGGGATGGCAAATACCACTATAGCCCGCATGAAAGCCAGTAATTTGGCATTACTCAATCAGTCTCTGCAGCAGACATCAACGGCAGCGTCAACATCTTCATCAGCACcagcatcatcgtcatcatccgCAGCTGCCTCGTCATCAGCTCAACACCATCCCCAACAACCAGGACAATCTCAACACAATATGCCACATGGCAATGGTGGTAATATTAGTGAATGA